Genomic segment of Dactylococcopsis salina PCC 8305:
CCCTAAATTTAGGAAAAGAAATCAGTCAGAATCTTGACTTTCCGACGCAAATATGGTTAATAAACTATCTCCAACAACGATTTTGGAAGCAGGGATTAAAAACTCAAGTTCCTCTCAAGAGATTATCAGGATTAGAGCAATTAGAAACCAGTCAAAAAATGCTTTTAAGCTATGTTCAACCGCGTTTAGTCTGGGAAGTAACCCTTCTCCAAATTGGGGAAGTTACTTCACCTGAATCATTAGATCATAATTAAAATCATCAGAAACAAAACCAGATAATAAGAATAAAATCCTTGTTATCCTGAAAGTGGGTAGTTCATATTCAAACCTAATGTCTCATCGTTTTTCTTGGATCATTCCTAATCATCTCGCTGTTGGTTCTTTCCCAAAGTTAGATAATGAAATTACTTATTTAAGTCGAGTTGGTATTACTTCAGTTTTATGTTTAATGGAACGGAAAGAAGTAAAAGTTCCTCAAGATATCAAAAATAGATTTGTCTGGCGAAATGTTCCCATTCCCGATGGCGCAACAGGAGGAATCCCCAAAGTAGAACAGTTTGAGGAAGCCTGCACAATTTTATCGCGGTGGGGAAAGAAAGGTCATGCCACTTATGTTCACTGTCTCGCAGGAGTGGGACGTTCTCCGTCTGTTTGCGCTTTATATTTAACGCAATTAGAAGGAATTTCTTTAGAGGAAGCGATTGCCAAAGTTCAGGATCGACATCCTTACGCCCATCCTGATCCCGCACAAATCGCTGTTATGCAGAAGTTTCTCGCCCAATTCAAGACAGAAAAAGCATAATTAGGGTTTGCTGAAAAAGTTCATGTTTTCGGTGTAGTAAGGCAAAAGGCAAGAGGCAAAAGGCAAAAGGGGAGATGGGGGAGATGGGGGGAGATGGGGAAGATGGGGAGATGGGGAAGATGGGGAAGATGGGGAGATGGGGAGATGGGGGAGATGGGGGAGAAAAATCGCTCCCTTGTCTTCCTTGTCTTCTTTGTCTTCCTTGTCTCCCATTGCTCCCTTGTCTCCCTTGTCTCCCATTTCTCCCTTGCATTTTTTCAAAGCATTAAGAGCCTTAAAAGCTGATTGGATAAAGGTTTTAGGTTTATTCAGTAAGCCCTAATTATAGAGACGCTCCCTAGAACGTCTCTCTTGACCCTAGAAATGCGATTATCGTTTCGGCGGAGGGGTATTGGTGCGATAGAAAGGTTTTTTCACCACGACGGCGGGATATTTTTTGCCCCGAATGTCGATTTCTAGAGCTTGTCCTACTTTTGAGAGAGATTGAGGGACATAACCGAGAGCAATGGCTTTCCCGAGAGTGGGTGATAAAGTGCCACTGGTCACGATTCCCACTTCTTCTCCTTCACATAAAATTGGGTAATCATGGCGAGCAATGCCGCGTCCCTGCATTTCGATTCCCACTAAACGCCGCTTTACCCCTTCTTCTTTTTGTTCGGCTAAGACTTCCCGTCCAATAAAGTCTTTTTTACTGTTCAGGTGAACAATCCAACCCAGTCCAGCTTCGATGGGAGTCGTGGTGTCATCAATATCTTGAGTGTATAAAGATAAAGCCGCTTCTAAACGTAAGGTGTCCCGTGCGCCTAAACCACAAGGGGTAACACCTTTCGCGATGAGAGTATCCCACAATTGTTGTCCCGCATTGACAGGAAGCATGATTTCCACGCCATCTTCACCAGTGTAGCCAGTACGCGAGACAAAGGCTTTTTCCCCAAAGACAGAAACTTCTGTATGACCAAAGGCTTTAAGCGTTGCTATCTCTCCTTCAACAAGATCAGTGAGCGTCGCAATGGCTTGCGGTCCTTGTATAGCGAGTAAAATTCTCTCTTGAGATACATCTTCTAATTGAACTGAGGTATCTTGCAAGTTTTCTAACAGCCAGTTTTTATCCTTGTCAGTGGTAGCAGCGTTAACAATGGCAACGGCGCGGTTATCCCCTTGATAGTAAAAGATGAAGTCGTCAATGATGCCGCCTTGAGGGTTGAGTAAGACGGTGTATTGAGATTCCCCAGGTTGAAGACGAGATAAGTCGGAGGGGACTAAAAATTGCAGTTGTTCGGTGAGATTCTCTCCAGAGAGGAGAAATTTTCCCATGTGGGAAATATCAAACATTCCTACGCTTTCGCGCGCGGCAGAATGTTCGGGTTTTAAACCAGAAAACTGAACTGGCATCTCCCAGCCAGCAAATTCGGTGATACGAGCTTTCTGTTGGATGATTCGATCGAATAACGGAGTCCGTAAGGTTTGATTAGATGTCGCTGTCACAATCAGGTTTTAGTTTTACTTAATCTACAGTTTATTTAGCATAGCAAGCTGTCCTCTCTTTCCCAAATAAAACCTAGTAGGTTGGGTGTAAGGAAATGAAGCCCAACACCAAGAGCGTAGGTTGGGTGTAAGGAAATGAAACCCAACACCAAGAGCGTAGGTTGGGTGTATTGTTCACGCATGGTATTACTAATTAAGTTTGAAAACTACTGGTCACTGGTCACTGCTTAACTGGTCACTGATTGGTGTTGGGTTTCGCTTCGCTCCACCCAACCTACTTTTTATCTGATGGAGCGAACCGAAAATGTTTACAATCCTTAATAAAATAATCTGAGTTTTGTAACAACAGATACAGAATTTCGTGTTATAGTGAACACATGAGCAAAAAATATCTTTAATTAATACATAGATAAAGGAGAAAGGTTATGTCTGCAGAACAACAAGCTCGCGCTTTAATGATGCGTCACCACAAAATGATTAAAAATCGTCAACAGTCTATGCTAGGACGGGCTGCGTCTGAAATTGGTATGGATGTTGATAGCGCCCAGTATTGGGGACATATTCAAGGACAACCCCAACCTAGCTTCCGTAATTCTTACGATCGAAGCGGTGCTTCTTTTAGCTAAGACACCCTTAGAAAGGGGGGAAAGAAGGAAGAGACGTATTACGGTACGTCTCTTTTTTTTGGGTTTAATTTTCCCGATATTTCAAAACGACGATACTTCTTGCGCCAATTTTTAAGGGAATTATATCTGCTACGTTGGAATACTCTCCCTGAGTGGTTTTTACAAGTGTTCCTGGATTGTAGGGGGTGGTGGTTTGAAATTCCTGGAGATGCGGCTGCGAGGCTTTGCTTAATGCTTCTCCATCAAATAACACTTCCCAATAACCGGTGAATCCTTCGGGAATCGGTAATTCGTAGGTGTGTTCCCCTTCAAAGGTTTGTGTTCCCAAGTTGAAGATAATCATCAGGGAGTCGTCTTTGCGGTAATGGCTGCGACGGAAAACACTGATTAGAGAGGCAAAGCCGTTACAGTGATTCATTTCAGGAAAGATGAGCGATCGACCGCTATTGACATCAAGTTTAGTGTAACGGCGAAATATCTGACGCAGTTGGATCATATCGTGGCGATGCTGTTCATGGAAATGGTAAATGGTACGACTGGATAAACCCGTTTTTTGCCATGTTTCCAATTGCGCGATCGATGCGCCTTCCCATTGCATCTTCCATTGATCAGGATCATCTAATGCCCCTAAACTCAAGGCATCCACACCAGGGGTAAACATATAGCGCTCACGAGCAATAAACATCGTTAAGGCTTCAGCATTTCGCACGGTGCGACGAACATAGTCTAATAGATGATGAGCATCTAATGCTCCCATTTCCACTAATTCATTGCCTTGATTTTTCGCTAACTGTGCTGGATGTCCACCATAAGCCCAATCCACATGGGGACGACCTGCCATAATATGGGGACAATACCAGGTTTCGTCGTGTAATTGGGCATAAACTGCTTCTGGACGTTGAGATTGCACCACATTCCGCACATGATCGGCAATTAAACCAATATTGGGGGCAAGATGATGATCT
This window contains:
- a CDS encoding protein-tyrosine phosphatase family protein, which encodes MSHRFSWIIPNHLAVGSFPKLDNEITYLSRVGITSVLCLMERKEVKVPQDIKNRFVWRNVPIPDGATGGIPKVEQFEEACTILSRWGKKGHATYVHCLAGVGRSPSVCALYLTQLEGISLEEAIAKVQDRHPYAHPDPAQIAVMQKFLAQFKTEKA
- the gcvT gene encoding glycine cleavage system aminomethyltransferase GcvT — its product is MTATSNQTLRTPLFDRIIQQKARITEFAGWEMPVQFSGLKPEHSAARESVGMFDISHMGKFLLSGENLTEQLQFLVPSDLSRLQPGESQYTVLLNPQGGIIDDFIFYYQGDNRAVAIVNAATTDKDKNWLLENLQDTSVQLEDVSQERILLAIQGPQAIATLTDLVEGEIATLKAFGHTEVSVFGEKAFVSRTGYTGEDGVEIMLPVNAGQQLWDTLIAKGVTPCGLGARDTLRLEAALSLYTQDIDDTTTPIEAGLGWIVHLNSKKDFIGREVLAEQKEEGVKRRLVGIEMQGRGIARHDYPILCEGEEVGIVTSGTLSPTLGKAIALGYVPQSLSKVGQALEIDIRGKKYPAVVVKKPFYRTNTPPPKR